In one window of Mytilus galloprovincialis chromosome 6, xbMytGall1.hap1.1, whole genome shotgun sequence DNA:
- the LOC143080648 gene encoding prostaglandin F2-alpha receptor-like translates to MGETVTPFTLDPSNVTHFFNTTENGTTSTLGKGVGWIPRIPPMSAVSFTLGVIGNILAICVLFRAKKRHRWRVFYRFVIALAFTDLFGIITTTPVVFAVFSGKLRLWESVPLCHYMAFMMIFAGLATVLLVGAMALDRYFAIIHPFKYNTIDRYTIVNCSIFGILSFSVLIAVLPVFGLGENVVHYPTSWCFFNFFGHEVEDQIYGYFYSVLGLFIIFVTALLNFRVIIGIISGRRSTARRGSITSQKSRSRNDIFITIFLVAIFLVFTICWAPFMIRLIINQSRTVKRNNKADLNALILASWNQVLDPWVYLLFRHEMLKRFVHLVEKSRGGSALRRLVSLTGSFRSTSSGSEMTQNTESRQVQIDSCMGEEMSSKNGRKTETTDISDERKPMTTDVSDERMIQDKVSISDEV, encoded by the exons ATGGGTGAAACAGTAACCCCGTTTACCTTGGATCCTTCCAATGTTACGCATTTTTTTAACACAACCGAAAATGGTACAACATCAACTCTCGGCAAAGGCGTCGGATGGATCCCGCGGATTCCACCCATGTCTGCAGTATCATTTACACTTGGTGTAATTGGCAACATCCTTGCAATTTGTGTATTATTTCGAGCTAAAAAACGACACAGATGGAGAGTGTTTTACAGATTTGTCATAGCCTTAGCTTTTACGGATCTATTTGGTATTATCACAACAACTCCTGTGGTTTTTGCCGTTTTTTCTGGAAAACTTAGATTATGGGAGAGTGTACCGTTATGCCATTACATGGCGTTCATGATGATATTTGCCGGACTAGCAACAGTTCTTTTGGTTGGTGCCATGGCTTTGGACAGATATTTTGCCATTATTCATCCATTCAAATATAATACTATTGATAGATATACCATAGTTAATTGTTCTATATTTGGAATATTGAGTTTTTCCGTTCTTATAGCTGTATTGCCTGTGTTTGGCCTTGGAGAAAACGTCGTGCACTATCCAACTTCATGGTGcttttttaatttctttggtCACGAAGTTGAAGACCAAATATATGGATATTTTTATTCAGTACTAggactttttatcatttttgtgacGGCTCTTCTGAATTTCCGTGTAATTATAGGAATTATCTCCGGGAGAAGAAGTACTGCTAGACGCGGAAGTATAACGAGCCAAAAATCAAGATCtagaaatgacatttttataactattttcttAGTAGCGATATTTCTTGTATTTACCATTTGCTGGGCACCGTTTATG ATAAGACTAATCATTAACCAAAGCCGTACTGTTAAACGTAACAATAAAGCAGACTTGAATGCTTTAATCCTTGCAAGCTGGAACCAAGTCCTTGACCCCTGGGTTTATCTTTTATTCAGACATGAGATGCTCAAGCGATTTGTCCATTTGGTCGAAAAATCCCGAGGAGGATCGGCCTTGAGACGTCTAGTAAGCTTAACGGGAAGCTTTAGGAGCACATCATCTGGTTCCGAAATGACACAGAACACAGAATCACGACAAGTGCAAATTGATTCGTGTATGGGTGAAGAAATGAGTtcaaaaaatggaagaaaaaccGAGACTACTGATATCAGCGATGAAAGAAAACCCATGACTACTGATGTCAGCGATGAAAGAATGATACAAGACAAAGTTTCAATATCCGACGAAGTGTAA